One Thioclava sp. ES.031 genomic window, TTCGTGTTGGTCTCCTCGGACAGCGACTTCACCCGCCTCGCCGCCCGCATCCGCGAGCAGGGCCTGGACGTCTACGGCATCGGCGAACAGAAGACGCCTGAAGCCTTCCGCAAGGCCTGCAAACGCTTCATCTATGTCGAGAACCTCGGCAATGGCGACAGCACCGCCGACACCGCCGCCAAGCCCACCTCAGGCAAGACCGGCACCAGCGCCCCGAAAACTTCGGGCGGCAAGCAGGAGCCCAAAGCCGCGATCCCGATCATCGTCAACGCGATGAAAGCGATCGGTCTGGAAGAGGAATGGTATTCGCTGGGCCAGCTCGGCCAGTTCATCACGCAGGCGAACCCGGATTTCGACACCCGCACCTATGGCAGCGCGAAGCTGTCGGACCTGCTGATCAAGACGGGCCGCTTCCAGTTGCAGCGCGGTGAAGGCAATCAGTGGATGGTGCGCGATCTGGCCTAATCAGGCCTTCGCCCCGTAGCGTGCAAGGAACATCGCGACCGCGCCCCGGATCACGCGCTCTTTCTGCTCACCGGTGAAGCTGTCGCAAATCCCGAACAGAAGCTTGGGGTGCAGTTCCGATTTGCACAGCTCGATGAAGAGGTAGGCGGCAAGATCGATATCGTCGATCACCAGCTCGCCCCGGTCGGCAGCACAGCGCAGGTACTCCATCAGCAGTTCGTGCACCAGTTCCGGACCCGCCGCGTAGAAGGCGCGGCCCAGTTCGGGAAACCGCTCGGATTCGGCGACGCAGAGCCGATAGAGCCCCTGGTTGAGTTTGCAGTTCATCGAGTCGACGATCTGCGCGGCGGCAAGCGACAGCACTACCTCGGGGGCGGCGCTGAAATCGATCGTGGCGACGGCGCTGTCGGTCTGCTCCTTGAGCTGCGATCGCACGACCTCGACGAACATCAGCCGCTTATCGGGGAAATAGCTGTAGAGCGTGGCTTTCGACACGCCCGCTTCCTTGGCGATGTCATCGACCGAGGCCCCGTCGAACCCATCGCGCAGAAAGATCGTCCGCGCCCCTTCGAGCACCTGATCGAACTTGCGCCCGCGATTGATCTGATCTGCCTGTGACATCTGCCCTCCGGTCCCGGGAAACCGACCCGGGCTCGCAGAATAAACCGGGCGGTTCACATCCCGCAAGGTCGCACACGTCACGTCATAGCGGAATGCACCGGCGAACCGACAGACCGCGGCCTAGCTTCGGCTTGGCCAAAATATCCCGGGGGGCTCCGCAGGAGCGGGGGCAGAGCCCCCTCTCTCCTCGCAAATGTCGCCCTCCGGCGACGGGGGCAGCGCCCCCTTCAGCCGATCGTGCCGCGCACACCGCCGGTCTGCGCCCGATCCATCAGGAACTGATCGAGGATCACGCAGGCCATCATCGCCTCGGCCACCGGCACCGCACGGATACCGACGCAAGGATCGTGGCGGCCCTTGGTGATCACCTCCACCTCTTCGCCCGCGACATTGACCGAGCGGCGCGGCGTCAGGATCGACGAGGTCGGCTTCACCGCGAAGCGCACCGTGATCGGCTGGCCGGTGGTGATCCCGCCAAGGATGCCGCCTGCGTGGTTCGACAGGTATTCGACGCCGTCGGGGGGGCCCATCACCATCTCGTCGGCATTCTCGACGCCGGTCAGAGCCGCGGCAGCCATGCCCTCGCCGATCTCGACGCCTTTCACGGCGTTGATCGACATCATCGCGGCGGCCAGCTCAGTATCCATCTTGGCGTAGATCGGCGCACCCAGACCTGCCGGGCAGCCCTCGGCCACCACCTCGATCGCGGCCCCGACCGAGTTCTGCCCCTTGCGGATCGCGGCGAGATAATCGGCCCATTCATCCGCAGCCTCTCCATCGGGCAGGAAGAACGGGTTTTGCAGGATCGCGTCCCGGTCGAACTTCGCGCGGTCCAGATGTTTCGCGCCCATCTGCACCATGTAGCCATAGATCTGCAGATCGGGGACCAACTGGCGCAGCGCGGCCTGCGCCACGCCCCCGGCGGCCACACGCGCCGCCGTCTCGCGCGCGCTCGACCGCCCGCCGCCGCGATAGTCGCGGACACCGTATTTCTGGTGATAAGTGATATCGGCATGACCGGGGCGGAACTGCCGCGCGATCTCGCCGTAATCCTTCGAGCGCTGGTCGGTATTCTCGATCATCAGCTGAATCGTCGTGCCGGTCGTGCGGCCCTCGAACACACCCGACAGGATGCGCACCGCGTCAGGCTCCTTGCGCTGGGTCGTTTCCTTCGACTGGCCCGGACGACGGCGATCGAGGAATTGCTGGATGAACGCCTCGTCGATCTCGATGCCGGGCGGGCAGCCATCCACCGTCGCGCCAAGCGCGGGCCCGTGGCTTTCGCCCCAGGTGGTGACGCGGAACTGGTGACCGAAAGTGTTGAACGACATGGGACGCGCGCCTCGCAGGTTTCCTTCGGCGCTGGCTTAGCAAGTCAGGGGCTGCGAGGCAACGCGCATGGCATTGCGCGCGGCTGCTTAGAAAGACCTTGGTTGCGCGCGGGACGCGCTCACTCGACCGCGCGGATCAGCTTGCGCTCGAGCACGCGTAGCACCTGACGCAGATCGTGGCCGCGCCGAAGCACCTGCCCCTGCTGCCCGATCACCGCATATTGCCCCTGTTTCGAGCGCAGCGCGGGTCGTTTCTCGATCCGGTAGATCGGCACTTCGGCGGCGCGGCGAAAGATCGAGAAGACCGCGACATCGCGCAGGAAACTCATCCCGTAATCACGCCACTCCCCCGCCGCGACCGCGCGCCCGTAAAGCGACAGGATCACGCCAAGCTCGGAGCGATCGAAAGCGATCTGCTCCGGCACGCCGGAAGGGTTCGGATGGGGGGAAGGCGTTTGAACCGTCATTTACAAAGGGTACATCGCGCGTGGCGCAAATCAAGCCCACCCGCGCTAAGGTTGCACACGCCTTTGCCGCGCCGGAATATGACCTAGAAAATGCCTGATTTCCTGCGCCTTCCTGCCGGGATTCAGCGACACCCTCAAATCAGCGGAAAACGCTAAAAGCCCGACGGTGCGGTAAACAGCCCCCACCCAGTTCGTATCGTCGGGCGCTTTTCCCTCCTGCAGAAAAGCCTCGTGTCCTGGTCAGACACGGGGCTTTTCATTTTCCGATCTGCCGCACGCCCTGCCCTAGTAGCAGCGCACCGCCTTGATCGTGCCGTTCTCGTCGATCTCGAAATTCACCCGCCCCGGGGCGTAATCCATCGTCACCGCATCGCCCGGATGAATGATGCGATGGGGCCGCGCGAGGGTTAGCCCCGCCAGCACCGTTTCAGGCCGCCCCACGAGCGACGCAAGTCCGGGCGGCGGGCAGACGCCAACCGCGGGCGGACCCGATCGCGGCGGCATGCGGTGCGGCTGGCAAGCCGCGACCCCGAAGGCTGCGACCCCAAGTGTGACGATCAGACCGATCCGCGCCCTGCTCCGTTCCATCAGGCTCACCCGCAATCGATGTTGTAGACATTCCCGCGCGAGTCGAGCCGGAACACGACGCGCTGCGGGTTGTAGACCTGATCCTCGACGCCGCGCCATTCCACGATCCGATAGGGTTTGGTGATCCCCAGCGTCTGAATCTGCGCCGCCGGCTGGCCCAGGACCGAGGTGTAGTTCACCGCGCCGCAAGTGTCGGGCTCACGCTCCTGCAGGCCGCCTTTGGTGAGGGTGACAGGCGGGGTGACATAGGGCGCGGGCGCTTCGGCCTGAGGCGCGGGAGCGGCGCTATCCGAGGGGGTCTCGCTCATCGGACCCGCGGGATCGCAGGCCGCAAGCGCCAGCATCGAACCCATGACGAAAAATCGTTTCAACATGTCGCACCCTTCATTGCATTGGCCGCGCCGATAACGCAGGCTATTGCGGAATTTATACAAGGAGTATGCGCCCATGAGAACCCGTGCCGCAGTCGCGTTGGAGGCGGGAAAACCGCTCGAAATCATGGAAGTGGAGCTGGAAGGCCCGAAAGCGGGCGAAGTGCTCGTCGAGATCAAGGCCACCGGCATCTGCCACACCGACGAATTCACCCGCTCGGGCGCTGACCCCGAGGGCATCTTCCCGACCATCCTCGGCCATGAGGGCGCGGGCATCGTGCTCGAGGTCGGCGAAGGCGTGACCACGCTGAAGCCGGGCGATCACGTGATCCCGCTCTACACCCCGGAATGCCGCGAATGCCCGTCCTGCCTCTCGGGCAAGACGAACCTCTGCACCGCGATCCGCAACACCCAAGGTCAGGGCCTGATGCCGGACGGCACCACGCGTTTCAAGATGCTCGATGGCACGCCGATCTATCACTACATGGGCTGCTCGACCTTCGCGAACCACACGGTGATGCCCGAGATCGCGCTCGCCAAGGTCCGCGACGACGCGCCGTTCGAGAAGATCTGCTATATCGGCTGCGGCGTCACCACCGGCATCGGCGCGGTGATCAACACCGCTGGCGTTGAGATCGGCTCGACCGCCGCAGTCTTCGGCCTCGGCGGGATCGGTCTGAACGTGATCCAGGGCCTGCGCATGGCGGGTGCCGACATGATCATCGGCGTGGACCTGAACGACGGTAAAGAGGAAATGGCCCGCAAGTTCGGCATGACCCATTTCGTGAACCCCTCGAAATCGGACGTTCCGGTGGTGCAGCAGATCGTCAACCTGACCAAGACCGAGCGCGACCAGATCGGCGGCGTGGACTATTCCTTCGACGCCACGGGCAACGTGCAGGTGATGCGCGACGCGCTGGAATGCTCGCATCGCGGCTGGGGCGTGTCGGTCATCATCGGCGTTGCACCCGCGGGGGCCGAGATCGGCACCCGCCCGTTCCAGCTCGTCACGGGCCGGACGTGGAAAGGCACCGCGTTCGGCGGCGCCAAGGGTCGCACCGATGTGCCGAAATTCGTCGAGTGGTACATGAACGACAAGATCGAGATCGACTCGATGATCACCCACACCATGCCGCTCGAAGACATCAACAAGGCCTTCGATCTGATGCATGCGGGCGAGTCGATCCGCTCGGTCGTGATCTACTGAGCCCAAGGCCGGGGGCACTGCCCCCGGACCCCCGGGATATTTCCAGCAAGCCCGAAGCGCAGGCCGTTTCGGGCTTGTTCAAATATCCCCGGGTGAATTCGTGCCAGCGAAGAGGGGCAGAGCCCCTACTCTCCCAGATAGTCCCGCAGCGCAGGCGGCGGATCGTCGAGAAGCGGTCCGGTCTCTTGCGGCGCATGGGCGCGGCCCTCGGCCACCAGAACCGTCTGCGGGCAAAGCGCGCGCGCATCCTCGGGATCGTGGCTGACCATCAGCACCGTCGTGCCCTGTTCGCGCGCGATCTCGGCCACCAGCGCCAGCATCTCGGATTTCAGCGCGGGCCCGAGCGCCGCGAAGGGCTCGTCGAGCAGCAGGATCGGACGGCCACGGAGCAGCGTCCGCGCGAGCCCCGCACGGCTTTGCTGCCCGCCCGACAGCGCGCCGGGTTTGCGCCTCTCCATCCCCTCAAGGCCCACACGCGCCAGCGCCGTCTCGATCCGGGCGCGGTCGGTGGCGTCGATCTTGCCTTTCGGGTTCAGGCCAAGCGCGAGATTGGTCTCGAGCCGCAGATGCGGGAAGAGGTTCTGGTCCTGAAACAGGATCGAGAGCGGGCGCTCCCCCGGTGGCGTCGCGGTGATGTCCTCGCCCTGCCAGAGGATGCGGCCACTTGCGGGCGACAAGAACCCCGCGATGGCCGCAAGCAGCGTCGACTTGCCCGCCCCGGACGGGCCGATCAGTGCAACCCGCGCACCGGTCTGGATGGTGAGATCGGAATCGAGGCGGAAATCGCCCTGTGTGAGGGTCAGTCTATCGAGGGTCAGCATAATGCCCCGCGCGGTCGAGCGCCCAGAAAAGCGCGAAGGTGAGGATCAGAAGCAAGCTCGCAGCGCCCGCTGCCTGATCCATGCGATAAGAACCCATGAGCTGGAAAAGCGCCAGCGGCAGGGTGCGGGTCTGGCCATCCGAGAACAGCGTGATGACGCCCAGATCGCCCATCGAGAAGGCCGCAGCCAGCCCCGCCGAAAAGCCCAGCGGACGGGCAAGGCGCGGGATCGTCAGCAGGCGCAGCCGGGCAAAGCCATGCAGCCCGAGCGAGGCGGCGAGCCGGTCGTAATCGGCCTGCAACGTGCGAATTTCGGGCATCAGGATGCGGGTCGCGAAGGGCACCGACAGCGCGGCATTGGTCAGCAGCACCATCGGCAGGGCGAGGTCCGTGGGGTTCACGAAAGGCCGCGCGATCAAGAAGGCGCCGGTCCCCATCACGAGGCTCGACGCGGTCATCGGCAGCATCGCCGCGATCTCCGCCCAGCGTCGCCGCGTGGCCACCAGCGCGAGCGGCAGGGCGATGGCGAGGGTCACAAACGTCGAGGCCAGCGCGATCACCAGCGAGGTCAGCGTGGCGGGCCAAATCATCGCGGGCAGCTCGGCGAGCGCAGGCAGCCCACGGGCGAAGACCGCCCCGATGGGGAGCAGCAGGAAGACGGCTGCCAGAAGGATCGCGAGCGTATCGAAGGCCACGCGATCCGCCCCGCCGGACAACTGCCGGATCGGCGTGGCGCGGCGGTCATGCCCCGCGCCGAAGCTCGACGGCAGGGTGGCGCGCGCCGCAATCAGCAGCGCCACGACCGAGATCGCGACCTGCACCAGCGCAAGGCTCGCCGCGCGGCCCATGTCGAAATCGAAGCGGAAGGCCTGATAGATCGCCAGCTCCACCGTGGTCGCGCGCGGGCCTCCGCCCAGTGTCAGCGCGACCGCGAAGGAGGTCAGGCAGACGAGGAAGATCGCAAGAAACGCACCGGGCAGAACCGAGCGCAGCATCGGGCGTTCGAGGTGGCGGGTGACCTCGGCCGGGCCGAACCCGAGGGTGGCCGCAAGGCGGAACCGCTCGGCCGGGATCGCCTTCCAGCCGTGCAGGATCATCCGCGTGGCCAGCGGCAGGTTGAAGAAGACATGGGCGATGATCACGCCCTGCGCGCCATAAATCGAGATCGGATCGATGCCGAAGGGCGCCAGCGCCGCATTGACCAGCCCGCGCCGCCCGAACACCGCGATCAGCCCGAAGACGGCGACGATCACCGGAAGGATGAACGGCGCCCCCAGCAGCGAGATCAGCAGCCCCCGCCCCGCAAAGCGGCGCCGGTGCAGCGCGCGCGCGACCGGGATCGCGAGAGCGCAGGAGATCAGCGCCGAGGCCGCCGCCTGCCACAGCGTGAAGCGGATCGCGGCGAGGTCGGTCTCGCGCAGCCCCGTCAGCCCGCCCGCGCGGAACGTCACCGCCGCCAACGTGCCAAGGACGAGCGCGGCCAAAGCCGCACCCGCCAGCACCGCCCAGAGGGGCGTGCGTCTTATTTGGAGAAGGCGCGTTGCCATTCTTCCAGCGCCGGACCGCGCAGTTTCTCGGCCTCGGCCTCACCCAGATAGAGCGTCTTGTCGGGCATCGGCAGGTTGCGGAACACCTCGGGCAGCTGATCGTGGGGCAGTTTCGCCGGGAAGGACCAGTTCGCCGTCGCGATCATGCCCTGAAAATCGGGGCTGAGCACGTAATCGAGGAATTTCTGCGCCAGCTCGGGATGCTTCGAGGTCTTCAGCTGCGCGACCAGTTCGGGGGTGAAGTAATGCCCCTCGGGGAAGATCGCGGCGACCTTGCTGTCATCCTCCTCGGCCATGATGTGATAGGCGGGCGAGGTGACGTAGCTGAGCACCATATCCGCCTCGCCATCGGTGAACATGCCGTAGGCCTCGGACCAGCCCGGCGTAACGGTCAGCACCTTGGGCGCGATCTTCGTCCAGGCCTCCTCGGCCTTGTCGCCATAGATGTCCTTCACCCACAAGAGCAGAGAAAGCCCCGCGACCGAACTGCGCGGATCCTCGATGACGATCTTGTAGGCGTCGTCGGGCGCATCCAGAAGGTCCTGGAAGCTCGCGGGCGGGTTCTTCAGCTTGGTCTTGTCATAGACGAAGGCCAGCTCCGACCAGTCGAAGGGCAGAAAGATCGGATCGTCCCATTTGACCGGCATGGTCAGATCGGAGGTGTCCTCGTTATGCGGGGCGAACAGGCCTGTGGCGCGCGCCTTCGCGGTCACGTCGGTGTTCAGTCCGATCGCGATATCGGCGGAGGTCTTGTCGCCTTCGAGCAGGATGCGCGGCAGCACATCGCCCGCCACGAATTTCAGATCGCAATCGCAGGTCGCCTCGAACCCCTTCTCGATCGCGGGGCCGGGGCCCCATTCGCTCGTGAAATAATCGGGCGCGTAGACGGTGAGTACGGGCTTGTCCTCGGCCGCCGCCATCGTGGCGATCAGGCTCAGGGCTCCCGCAAGCATCAGGTGGGTTTTCATGCCTCACTCCTTGGGCTTGCCGGGCGGAGTGGGGCCGGGAGATCCGGCTACCTTCCCTCCGCCGGTCTTAACCGGTTCAGGTTCAACGGGTTCGCGCGGATCGCATCTCAGCCAGCCTTGCGCTGGCACCCCGAGGTAGGGCGCAACGTAAGCGCGCGCGGCTGCGGACGCAAGGGCAAGCAGGCACAGCGTCCCTGCCCCGCGCCCCGGACGCTCTGGCGAGTTCCCGCCAGTGGCGAGCCGCGCCGGATTTCAATGGCTTGCAACTGCGCGCGGGGCGACGCAGGCTCAATCTGGTACGGATTTGGGAGGAACCGATGCGCATCACCCTGACGGCGGCCCTGCTGGCCGCGACCGCCCTGCCCGCCTTGGCCGACACGATCGAGGCGCCGGGCAAGATCACAGCCGTGACGCTCTTTCCGCGCGGCGCGCAGGTGGTGCGGCAGGTGACGCTGGACGCGCCCGAGGGCAGCCATGACCTGCTGGTGCCGGGCTTTCCCGAAGGCACCGACATCTCGACGCTGCGGGTGTCGGGTGACGGTGTGCAGATCGGCGCGGTGAGCCTGATCTCCGGGCGCCCGCCCGCTGTGGGCGATGGCGAGAGCGCGGCGGTGAAATCCGCGCGGGATCGGTTGGCCTCCGCGAAGGAAGCGCTGGCGGAACAGCAGGACTCGGTGGCCGTGATCCGCGCCAAGGCGCAGGCCGCGCGCGACCAGATCACCTATCTCAAGAACACCCAATCCGAGGTGACCGCGCCCGAACAGCTGCGCGCACTGGCGCAGATGGTCGAAGATCAGATCCTCACCGCCTCTGAGCGCGCGATTACCGCTGAAGCCGAGGCGCGCCGCGCGGAGGCCGCGCTCGATCCTGCGAAAGAGGCGGTGAAGCAGGCGCAAACGGCGCTCGATGCGCTGCTGAACCCGGCGCAGGATCGTGACGTGCTGAGCGCCAAGGTGCAGGGCTCGGGCACGCTGACGATCACTTCCTACGTCCAGAATGCGGGCTGGCAGCCCTCCTATGATCTGCGGCTCGACCGCGACAAGGGGGCGGTGGACATGGAGCGTTTCGTCTCGGTCCATCAGGCCACGGGCGAGGATTGGCGCGGCGTCGATCTGACCCTCTCGACGGCACGTCCCGGCGGACGGGCGGAACCCGGCGAGGTCTATCCGCGGCTGGCCCGGATCGGTGATCCCGACGCGCCGCCCACGCCGGTGCCGATGAAGCGCTCCCTCGCCGCGTCCGGTGCTGCGCCCGAGCCGACGATGGAGGCCGCAATCAGCGACCGCGCCGATATGCAGATGCAGGGCGAGACGGTGACCTACCATTACCCGAGCGCCGTGGACCTGCGCGACGGGGTGGACGATCTGCGCCTGAGCCTCGATTCCAAGACCCTGCCGATGGATGTCTTCGCCGAGGCCGCGCCGCTGACCGATCCGCAGGCCTATCGCGTGGCCGAGGGCAAGAACGCGACCGGCGAGATCCTGTTGCCCGGACCCGCGAACCTCTATGCCGATGGCGCGCTGGTCGGCCAGTCGCATCTGCCGATGGTCGCGGCGGGTGACGATCTGACGCTTGGTTTCGGGCCGATCGAAGGCATCCGCGTGGACCGCCGTATGCCAGACACGATGGAGGG contains:
- a CDS encoding NYN domain-containing protein, whose translation is MPDISDLPHISPASRAPRLCVLIDADNVPAGYAEAIFEEIASLGEASVRRIYGDWSAQRLAGWAKRVAELGLVADQQFANTKGKNASDIGLVIAAMDFLHSDLFDGFVLVSSDSDFTRLAARIREQGLDVYGIGEQKTPEAFRKACKRFIYVENLGNGDSTADTAAKPTSGKTGTSAPKTSGGKQEPKAAIPIIVNAMKAIGLEEEWYSLGQLGQFITQANPDFDTRTYGSAKLSDLLIKTGRFQLQRGEGNQWMVRDLA
- a CDS encoding I78 family peptidase inhibitor, whose protein sequence is MLKRFFVMGSMLALAACDPAGPMSETPSDSAAPAPQAEAPAPYVTPPVTLTKGGLQEREPDTCGAVNYTSVLGQPAAQIQTLGITKPYRIVEWRGVEDQVYNPQRVVFRLDSRGNVYNIDCG
- a CDS encoding DUF4139 domain-containing protein is translated as MRITLTAALLAATALPALADTIEAPGKITAVTLFPRGAQVVRQVTLDAPEGSHDLLVPGFPEGTDISTLRVSGDGVQIGAVSLISGRPPAVGDGESAAVKSARDRLASAKEALAEQQDSVAVIRAKAQAARDQITYLKNTQSEVTAPEQLRALAQMVEDQILTASERAITAEAEARRAEAALDPAKEAVKQAQTALDALLNPAQDRDVLSAKVQGSGTLTITSYVQNAGWQPSYDLRLDRDKGAVDMERFVSVHQATGEDWRGVDLTLSTARPGGRAEPGEVYPRLARIGDPDAPPTPVPMKRSLAASGAAPEPTMEAAISDRADMQMQGETVTYHYPSAVDLRDGVDDLRLSLDSKTLPMDVFAEAAPLTDPQAYRVAEGKNATGEILLPGPANLYADGALVGQSHLPMVAAGDDLTLGFGPIEGIRVDRRMPDTMEGDSGFISKSNERREVVEIEVKNLTDKGWPMRVIDRVPYSEQEDLKITTKATPPASESDYDHRRGVLAWRFDLGAGETKTIRTETTLSWPTDQVLR
- a CDS encoding S-(hydroxymethyl)glutathione dehydrogenase/class III alcohol dehydrogenase, with protein sequence MRTRAAVALEAGKPLEIMEVELEGPKAGEVLVEIKATGICHTDEFTRSGADPEGIFPTILGHEGAGIVLEVGEGVTTLKPGDHVIPLYTPECRECPSCLSGKTNLCTAIRNTQGQGLMPDGTTRFKMLDGTPIYHYMGCSTFANHTVMPEIALAKVRDDAPFEKICYIGCGVTTGIGAVINTAGVEIGSTAAVFGLGGIGLNVIQGLRMAGADMIIGVDLNDGKEEMARKFGMTHFVNPSKSDVPVVQQIVNLTKTERDQIGGVDYSFDATGNVQVMRDALECSHRGWGVSVIIGVAPAGAEIGTRPFQLVTGRTWKGTAFGGAKGRTDVPKFVEWYMNDKIEIDSMITHTMPLEDINKAFDLMHAGESIRSVVIY
- a CDS encoding TetR/AcrR family transcriptional regulator — its product is MSQADQINRGRKFDQVLEGARTIFLRDGFDGASVDDIAKEAGVSKATLYSYFPDKRLMFVEVVRSQLKEQTDSAVATIDFSAAPEVVLSLAAAQIVDSMNCKLNQGLYRLCVAESERFPELGRAFYAAGPELVHELLMEYLRCAADRGELVIDDIDLAAYLFIELCKSELHPKLLFGICDSFTGEQKERVIRGAVAMFLARYGAKA
- a CDS encoding thiamine/thiamine pyrophosphate ABC transporter permease ThiP, with protein sequence MATRLLQIRRTPLWAVLAGAALAALVLGTLAAVTFRAGGLTGLRETDLAAIRFTLWQAAASALISCALAIPVARALHRRRFAGRGLLISLLGAPFILPVIVAVFGLIAVFGRRGLVNAALAPFGIDPISIYGAQGVIIAHVFFNLPLATRMILHGWKAIPAERFRLAATLGFGPAEVTRHLERPMLRSVLPGAFLAIFLVCLTSFAVALTLGGGPRATTVELAIYQAFRFDFDMGRAASLALVQVAISVVALLIAARATLPSSFGAGHDRRATPIRQLSGGADRVAFDTLAILLAAVFLLLPIGAVFARGLPALAELPAMIWPATLTSLVIALASTFVTLAIALPLALVATRRRWAEIAAMLPMTASSLVMGTGAFLIARPFVNPTDLALPMVLLTNAALSVPFATRILMPEIRTLQADYDRLAASLGLHGFARLRLLTIPRLARPLGFSAGLAAAFSMGDLGVITLFSDGQTRTLPLALFQLMGSYRMDQAAGAASLLLILTFALFWALDRAGHYADPR
- the thiB gene encoding thiamine ABC transporter substrate binding subunit, whose translation is MKTHLMLAGALSLIATMAAAEDKPVLTVYAPDYFTSEWGPGPAIEKGFEATCDCDLKFVAGDVLPRILLEGDKTSADIAIGLNTDVTAKARATGLFAPHNEDTSDLTMPVKWDDPIFLPFDWSELAFVYDKTKLKNPPASFQDLLDAPDDAYKIVIEDPRSSVAGLSLLLWVKDIYGDKAEEAWTKIAPKVLTVTPGWSEAYGMFTDGEADMVLSYVTSPAYHIMAEEDDSKVAAIFPEGHYFTPELVAQLKTSKHPELAQKFLDYVLSPDFQGMIATANWSFPAKLPHDQLPEVFRNLPMPDKTLYLGEAEAEKLRGPALEEWQRAFSK
- a CDS encoding I78 family peptidase inhibitor; this encodes MERSRARIGLIVTLGVAAFGVAACQPHRMPPRSGPPAVGVCPPPGLASLVGRPETVLAGLTLARPHRIIHPGDAVTMDYAPGRVNFEIDENGTIKAVRCY
- the aroC gene encoding chorismate synthase, which translates into the protein MSFNTFGHQFRVTTWGESHGPALGATVDGCPPGIEIDEAFIQQFLDRRRPGQSKETTQRKEPDAVRILSGVFEGRTTGTTIQLMIENTDQRSKDYGEIARQFRPGHADITYHQKYGVRDYRGGGRSSARETAARVAAGGVAQAALRQLVPDLQIYGYMVQMGAKHLDRAKFDRDAILQNPFFLPDGEAADEWADYLAAIRKGQNSVGAAIEVVAEGCPAGLGAPIYAKMDTELAAAMMSINAVKGVEIGEGMAAAALTGVENADEMVMGPPDGVEYLSNHAGGILGGITTGQPITVRFAVKPTSSILTPRRSVNVAGEEVEVITKGRHDPCVGIRAVPVAEAMMACVILDQFLMDRAQTGGVRGTIG
- a CDS encoding DUF2794 domain-containing protein — translated: MTVQTPSPHPNPSGVPEQIAFDRSELGVILSLYGRAVAAGEWRDYGMSFLRDVAVFSIFRRAAEVPIYRIEKRPALRSKQGQYAVIGQQGQVLRRGHDLRQVLRVLERKLIRAVE
- a CDS encoding ATP-binding cassette domain-containing protein; amino-acid sequence: MLTLDRLTLTQGDFRLDSDLTIQTGARVALIGPSGAGKSTLLAAIAGFLSPASGRILWQGEDITATPPGERPLSILFQDQNLFPHLRLETNLALGLNPKGKIDATDRARIETALARVGLEGMERRKPGALSGGQQSRAGLARTLLRGRPILLLDEPFAALGPALKSEMLALVAEIAREQGTTVLMVSHDPEDARALCPQTVLVAEGRAHAPQETGPLLDDPPPALRDYLGE